One genomic segment of Pseudomonadota bacterium includes these proteins:
- a CDS encoding tetratricopeptide repeat protein, with amino-acid sequence MVSLAEALATAAREHQAGRLDVAEPLYRRVLESEPGNTVALYLLGTLALQLGRPAEADLRIAEAARLEPTVPDFHATLAEAKRQQGDLGAALAGYRRALALAPGEKLRLAQLGEIHRGMGGLALAALAYRRAAAPSAGFAEAYDALGTVERGRGRIAAALTAYRRALAWAPAHAGAGSNLGAALDEARGPADAIPWFHRALAQRSDQAELHLNLGNARRQLQEIEAALAAYRRTLALAPGLALAHGLLGQTEGRRALSARALSSGRRALAIAPTLPDFHAMLAQSLQGAGRIAEATSAERRALSLDPGRTLSLGQLGNLLQDLEEYESAGVAYERYLAIEPGNPDAHMALSYISRLRDDLPAARAHRLAALASKRIYTELCLADPTAPTVLLLMSPDDVNVPFGALLTRDNFTLHKFVLLDVGEGEAPPVLPAFDAIFNGIGEPDKAERGLALASTFLASRPEPRLNHPEAVRGTTRDRMARLLAGIEGGFVPVTVRVTRADLAPHRLEATLAATGLAMPILVRPFGAHGGDDLVRIDAPAAMMPFLRDVAGREFYLTQFVDFRSADGYYRKYRVAFVDGRPYPYHLAIYEDWKVHYYRTKMRETEWMKDEEHRFLADLDEVFGAKATAALQEIARLVPLDYFGIDCTLTRDGRLFVFEANATMLVHLNDSKTDFPYKHVYVPRIVEAFKTMIAQRIAAGG; translated from the coding sequence ATGGTCTCCCTCGCCGAAGCGCTCGCCACCGCCGCGCGTGAGCACCAGGCCGGCCGCCTCGATGTGGCGGAGCCGCTCTACCGGCGGGTGCTCGAATCCGAGCCCGGCAATACGGTGGCGCTCTACCTTCTGGGCACGCTGGCGCTCCAGCTCGGCCGGCCGGCGGAAGCGGACTTGCGCATCGCCGAGGCAGCCCGGCTCGAGCCCACTGTGCCGGACTTCCACGCCACCCTCGCCGAGGCGAAGCGCCAGCAGGGGGATCTTGGCGCGGCCTTGGCCGGCTATCGCCGCGCGCTCGCCTTGGCTCCCGGCGAGAAGCTGCGCCTGGCGCAGCTGGGCGAGATCCACCGGGGCATGGGAGGGCTGGCCCTGGCCGCCCTCGCCTATCGCCGGGCGGCGGCACCATCGGCGGGCTTCGCCGAGGCCTATGACGCGCTAGGCACGGTCGAGCGCGGCCGCGGACGGATCGCAGCGGCGCTGACGGCCTACCGGCGGGCACTGGCCTGGGCGCCCGCGCATGCCGGCGCCGGCAGCAATCTCGGTGCCGCCCTCGACGAGGCCCGGGGTCCCGCCGACGCCATTCCGTGGTTTCATCGCGCGCTCGCCCAGCGCTCCGATCAGGCCGAGCTCCACCTCAATCTCGGCAATGCCAGGCGGCAGCTCCAGGAGATCGAGGCGGCACTCGCCGCCTATCGCAGGACGCTGGCGCTCGCTCCCGGCTTGGCGCTCGCCCACGGCCTCCTGGGCCAGACCGAGGGGCGCAGGGCTCTGAGCGCGCGGGCGCTCTCGAGCGGGCGCCGGGCGCTTGCCATCGCTCCCACGCTGCCGGATTTCCACGCCATGCTCGCCCAAAGCCTGCAGGGCGCCGGCCGCATCGCCGAGGCGACATCCGCCGAGCGTCGGGCGCTTTCCCTCGATCCCGGGCGAACCCTGAGCCTGGGCCAGCTCGGCAATCTCCTGCAGGACCTAGAGGAGTACGAGTCCGCCGGCGTCGCCTATGAACGGTATCTGGCGATCGAGCCCGGGAATCCCGACGCGCATATGGCGCTCTCCTACATCTCTCGGCTGCGCGACGATCTTCCCGCCGCCCGCGCCCACCGGCTGGCCGCGCTTGCCTCCAAGCGCATCTACACCGAGCTCTGCCTCGCCGACCCGACGGCGCCCACGGTGCTGCTGCTGATGTCGCCCGATGACGTCAACGTGCCGTTCGGCGCGCTCCTGACCCGCGACAACTTCACCTTGCACAAGTTCGTGCTCCTCGATGTGGGCGAAGGCGAAGCGCCGCCCGTCCTGCCGGCATTCGATGCGATCTTCAACGGCATCGGCGAGCCCGACAAGGCGGAGCGCGGCTTGGCGCTCGCTAGCACCTTTCTCGCCTCGCGCCCCGAGCCACGGCTCAACCACCCGGAGGCGGTGCGCGGCACCACCCGCGACCGCATGGCCCGCCTGCTCGCCGGCATCGAGGGTGGCTTCGTGCCGGTCACGGTGCGGGTCACGCGTGCAGACCTGGCGCCGCATCGGCTGGAGGCGACCCTGGCGGCCACCGGCCTCGCCATGCCGATCCTGGTCAGGCCCTTCGGCGCCCATGGCGGCGACGATCTCGTCCGCATCGATGCGCCCGCCGCGATGATGCCGTTTCTGCGGGACGTCGCAGGCCGCGAGTTTTACCTGACGCAGTTCGTCGATTTCCGGAGCGCCGACGGCTATTACCGGAAGTATCGGGTCGCCTTCGTCGACGGCCGCCCCTATCCCTACCACCTCGCCATCTACGAGGATTGGAAGGTGCACTACTACCGCACCAAAATGCGCGAGACCGAGTGGATGAAGGACGAGGAGCACCGCTTCCTCGCCGATCTCGACGAGGTCTTCGGCGCCAAGGCGACGGCGGCTCTACAAGAAATCGCCCGGCTGGTGCCGCTGGACTATTTCGGCATCGATTGCACGCTGACCCGGGACGGACGCCTCTTCGTGTTCGAGGCCAACGCCACCATGCTGGTGCACCTCAACGACTCGAAGACCGACTTCCCCTACAAGCACGTCTACGTGCCGCGCATCGTCGAGGCCTTCAAGACGATGATCGCTCAGCGGATCGCTGCCGGCGGCTGA